TCACCTGGCTCGACAACGTGCATGACGGACTTGCGGAGGCGATTTTCTCGCTCATCGGGGAGGCGTGAGAGAGCGTGCAGAGCGTGACGAAAGTTGCTACCATTAACCAGTCGAATGTGGGTGTGGGGACGATGTGCCCGTCGCGTTCTGAAGGGGAGGTGCTCAGCGGGAAGATGGACTACGAGGACGCCGCCAGAAAGCTCATCATGTATTCGCGTGGTGTTGCAAAGGGTGCCATCGGAACGGCCTATGGCATGTCAATGGGCGAAGATCCCGTCCTCGAGTACCTCTCTCGTCACGAGGATGGCATGAGCCCGTCTGACCTGGCGGAGAAGCTCGGCTACACGCGTCCGCGCATGACTCGCATCATCGATTCCCTGGAGTCGAAGGGGTACGTCGAGCGCATTCCTGACGCGCACGATCGTCGACGCGTGATCGTGCACTGCACCGATGAGGGGTGCGCCCACGCTCAGCATCGCCAGTCCGATGGCGTCTCGAGCCTTGCCGCGACGCTGAGCAAGATGGGCGAGCATGACGCCCGCGAGCTGCTCAAGGGCCTGGAGACTGCCTACAGCATCACCTACAACAAAGACGACATATTTGGTGGCTCCACGAAGCGCTAGGTGTTCCCGGGACGCGTGCGAGGGTCGCGTCGCCACGGCCGCCGCGCCCCGATGTTCTTCTCGCCCGCGCCTGTTTTGCGTCCGGGCTTGCCGCTACACTCGTAGGGCAGACGACGACGAGAGGAACCCCGAGGCATGACGAGCGACCAGCAGTCCCTGTTCAGCCAGACGCCCACCGTTGACCTGGAGGGCCTTAACCCCGCCCAACGCGAGGCCGTGGAGTGCACGCGCGGCCCCCTGCTCGTGCTCGCGGGCGCGGGCTCGGGCAAGACGCGCGTCCTCACGTACCGCATCGCCCACATGATCGCCGACGAGGGCGTGAGGCCCTGGCAGGTCCTGGCCATTACGTTCACCAACAAGGCTGCCGCCGAGATGCGCGAGCGCCTGGGGGCCCTGCTCCCGTACGGCACGCGCGGCATGTGGGTCTGCACCTTCCACGCCATGTGCGTGCGCATCCTGCGCGAGGATGGCGAGCTCGTGGGCTATCGGCCCAACTTCACGATCTACGATGACGACGACTCGCGCCGTCTGGTGAAGGCGATCATGTCCGACCTGGACATCGACCAGAAGTCCTACCCGCTCAACTCCGTCCGCGCCAAGATCTCCGCGGCCAAGAACGCCCTGGTGGGTCCCGACGAGATGGCGAGCTCCGCCAGCCCCGCGGACCGCGCCGCCGCGCGCGTCTACCGCGAGCTGGACCGCCGTCTCGCCCGCGCCAACGCGATGGACTTCGACGACCTGCTGGTCAAGACCTTCGAGCTGCTCTCCAGGCGCCCCGAGGTCCTGGAGCGCTACCAGGACCGCTTCCGCCAGATCAGCGTGGACGAGTACCAGGACACCAACCACGTCCAGTACGCGATCACCAACCTGCTGGCCGCGCGCTACCGCAACCTCATGGTCGTGGGCGACGACGACCAGTCGATCTACAGCTGGCGCGGCGCCGACATCCAGAACATCCTGGACTTCGAGAAGGACTACCCGGACGCCCGCGTGGTGCGCCTCGAGCAGAACTACCGCTCCACGGGCCAC
Above is a genomic segment from Olsenella timonensis containing:
- a CDS encoding MarR family winged helix-turn-helix transcriptional regulator, producing the protein MDYEDAARKLIMYSRGVAKGAIGTAYGMSMGEDPVLEYLSRHEDGMSPSDLAEKLGYTRPRMTRIIDSLESKGYVERIPDAHDRRRVIVHCTDEGCAHAQHRQSDGVSSLAATLSKMGEHDARELLKGLETAYSITYNKDDIFGGSTKR